One segment of Stomatobaculum sp. F0698 DNA contains the following:
- a CDS encoding galactose ABC transporter substrate-binding protein, which produces MRNRMRLLILFLMALLCFTGCRDRKTEGKKKVRIGVSVYDGYDTFISELTTAFREEAAREARSVQIELSDAGRSQEVQDKAVRQMLDNGCDIICVNLVDRTAPGKIIDMAKKKNVPIIFFNRELVEEDLERWDKLYYVGADAKESGVLQGELAAAYLKAHPEADRNQDGVIQYVVLEGEAGHQDAILRTEYAASTLKEQGIALEKLGYALANWNRSQAQTQVQQLLQSYGAQIELILANNDDMALGALDAYRASNIPLPPIFGIDGTEPGLAAVRDQSLTGTVKNNGIGQAEAMLSLALSLAAGEKSAYTLDRGKYIRIPYEAVSADKDSSMTVRSTELSR; this is translated from the coding sequence ATGCGGAATCGAATGCGGCTCCTCATACTCTTCCTCATGGCGCTCCTCTGTTTTACGGGTTGCCGGGACCGGAAGACGGAGGGCAAAAAGAAGGTGCGAATCGGCGTGAGTGTCTACGACGGCTACGACACCTTTATCTCGGAACTCACGACTGCGTTTCGCGAAGAGGCGGCCAGAGAGGCGCGCAGTGTGCAGATTGAACTCAGCGATGCGGGGCGCAGTCAAGAAGTGCAGGATAAGGCTGTGCGGCAGATGCTCGACAACGGCTGCGACATCATCTGCGTGAATTTGGTCGACCGGACGGCGCCCGGAAAAATTATCGACATGGCAAAGAAAAAGAACGTGCCGATTATCTTCTTTAATCGCGAGCTGGTCGAAGAGGATTTGGAGCGCTGGGACAAACTCTACTATGTCGGCGCCGATGCCAAGGAGTCCGGCGTATTGCAGGGTGAACTCGCGGCAGCCTACCTAAAGGCACATCCGGAGGCGGACCGGAATCAAGACGGCGTGATTCAGTATGTGGTACTGGAAGGAGAGGCCGGGCACCAGGACGCCATCCTAAGGACCGAGTATGCGGCCTCCACCCTGAAAGAGCAGGGCATTGCGCTCGAAAAACTGGGCTATGCGCTTGCAAACTGGAACCGCTCCCAGGCGCAGACCCAGGTACAGCAGCTGCTGCAGAGCTACGGGGCCCAAATTGAACTGATACTCGCAAACAACGATGACATGGCGCTCGGCGCCCTGGATGCTTACCGGGCGAGCAACATCCCCCTGCCGCCGATCTTCGGAATCGACGGAACCGAACCCGGGCTCGCGGCGGTGCGCGATCAGAGTCTCACGGGAACCGTCAAGAACAACGGAATCGGTCAGGCTGAGGCCATGCTCTCTCTGGCGCTTTCCCTCGCCGCGGGAGAAAAATCCGCTTACACGCTTGACCGAGGCAAGTATATTCGGATACCCTACGAGGCGGTAAGCGCGGACAAGGACTCTTCCATGACCGTGCGTAGCACGGAGCTTTCGCGCTGA
- a CDS encoding DUF6553 family protein, protein MNDLVKSYYALPTARERSLFLAKRASAAELGAEERETLDLLSRLLSARFGERPERRQTVSDRFLTAFMDLRVTYARDSGFLSRGKQKKEVLRAFAALLLPDFLIEPISESPRFPALLCAEWRDFADTLFRSCLRDPAYRSRVFGLVPVPEEMIVRRLHEELHQIMTELPARFSLQRESSVLRTVMEESLSALTAS, encoded by the coding sequence ATGAATGACTTGGTGAAAAGCTACTATGCGCTGCCCACGGCGCGGGAACGCTCTCTCTTTTTGGCCAAGCGCGCGTCGGCGGCCGAACTCGGTGCCGAGGAACGCGAGACGCTCGACCTGCTGTCCCGCCTTCTCAGCGCTCGCTTCGGCGAACGCCCCGAGCGACGGCAAACGGTTTCCGACCGCTTTCTCACGGCCTTCATGGACCTCCGCGTAACCTATGCCAGAGACAGCGGTTTTCTTTCGCGCGGCAAACAAAAAAAAGAAGTGCTGCGCGCCTTCGCAGCCCTTCTTCTTCCTGATTTTTTAATTGAACCGATCAGCGAGAGTCCCCGTTTTCCGGCGCTGCTTTGCGCCGAGTGGCGAGACTTTGCGGACACCCTCTTTCGAAGCTGCCTCCGCGATCCCGCCTACCGGAGCCGTGTCTTCGGTCTGGTCCCTGTGCCGGAGGAGATGATTGTGCGGCGCCTCCACGAGGAACTGCATCAAATCATGACGGAACTCCCCGCTCGCTTTTCTCTTCAGCGCGAAAGCTCCGTGCTACGCACGGTCATGGAAGAGTCCTTGTCCGCGCTTACCGCCTCGTAG
- a CDS encoding Fur family transcriptional regulator: protein MKIRKHSRQRDAILKNLSSRLDHPTADMIYRDLREEYPRISLGTVYRNLNLLAELGQIRKIHCEGGTEHYDYDTSDHCHFVCKHCGGVVDLPLETDHQLNALAAETGIGSVECHALVFYGICSSCQAAAKGTVSREQVAAPL, encoded by the coding sequence ATGAAAATACGGAAGCACAGTCGACAGCGGGATGCCATCCTGAAGAATCTGTCCTCCCGTCTGGATCACCCGACGGCGGATATGATTTATCGGGATCTCCGCGAGGAGTACCCCCGCATCAGCCTCGGCACCGTCTACCGCAATCTGAACCTGCTTGCAGAACTGGGGCAGATTCGAAAGATTCACTGCGAAGGCGGCACAGAGCATTACGACTATGACACCTCCGACCACTGTCACTTTGTCTGCAAGCACTGCGGCGGTGTGGTCGATCTCCCCTTGGAGACCGATCACCAGCTGAATGCGCTCGCGGCAGAGACGGGAATCGGATCTGTTGAGTGCCACGCCCTCGTGTTTTACGGTATTTGCAGCAGCTGTCAGGCGGCTGCAAAGGGGACGGTCTCCCGGGAACAGGTAGCCGCGCCTCTCTGA
- a CDS encoding NADH peroxidase translates to MKQWRCTVCGYIFEGQNPPEACPQCKAPASKFEEVKEDGNMVWAAEHQVGIAKDVDEEIKAGLRANFEGECSEVGMYLAMSRVAFREGYPEIGEYWRRAALEEADHAARFAEMLGEVVTSSTKKNLEMRVAAEFGATQGKVDLATMAKKQNLDAIHDSVHEMARDEARHGRAFLGLLNRYFGENK, encoded by the coding sequence ATGAAGCAGTGGAGATGTACGGTTTGCGGTTATATTTTTGAGGGTCAGAATCCGCCGGAGGCCTGTCCTCAGTGCAAGGCTCCCGCGAGCAAGTTCGAGGAAGTGAAGGAAGACGGCAACATGGTCTGGGCTGCAGAGCACCAGGTCGGCATCGCAAAGGATGTCGATGAGGAGATCAAGGCAGGCCTTCGCGCGAACTTCGAGGGAGAGTGCTCCGAGGTCGGTATGTATCTCGCTATGAGCCGCGTGGCTTTCCGCGAGGGCTATCCGGAGATCGGTGAGTACTGGAGAAGAGCGGCTCTTGAAGAGGCGGATCACGCAGCACGCTTCGCAGAGATGCTCGGTGAGGTTGTCACCTCCTCCACGAAGAAGAACCTTGAGATGAGAGTCGCAGCAGAGTTCGGCGCGACCCAGGGCAAGGTCGATCTTGCGACGATGGCAAAGAAGCAGAACCTCGATGCGATTCACGACAGCGTCCACGAGATGGCACGCGACGAGGCGAGACACGGCAGAGCTTTCCTTGGCCTGCTGAACAGATACTTCGGCGAGAATAAGTAA
- a CDS encoding sugar ABC transporter substrate-binding protein yields the protein MKRQTVVWIAAAAAAFAVLLPLFLVRTRYASEQAGRRARIAVLTRREADVGTSVLFAGMEKAAEDGKLVLNYVMVPEDADAEAELKLARQEIEDGAQALIIEPVASEGSGKMAEELSQRAVVVLLGERADTEAAGRFGSVSADNYAIGVALGREIRKGAAETGGSVALLPAAGSRGSVEQRRRGVLEALRGSGISLSEEAEGASIVAGLEDSALTEALSYALTAKERPLVYGVGNSNRNLYGLDRGDIRAMIVINEFNMGYLAVAEAKKKLSSRLREMEQLRVGDTLVSRDNMYSAENQKLLFPLVR from the coding sequence ATGAAGCGGCAGACAGTGGTTTGGATTGCGGCAGCCGCGGCGGCGTTCGCCGTGCTGCTCCCGCTCTTTTTGGTGCGCACGCGCTATGCTTCGGAGCAGGCGGGGAGAAGAGCGCGCATTGCGGTGCTCACGCGCCGCGAGGCGGATGTCGGCACCTCGGTGCTCTTTGCGGGAATGGAAAAGGCGGCGGAGGACGGCAAACTGGTGCTGAATTATGTGATGGTGCCGGAGGATGCCGACGCGGAAGCAGAGCTGAAACTCGCGCGACAGGAGATTGAGGACGGCGCGCAGGCGCTGATCATAGAGCCGGTCGCTTCCGAAGGCAGCGGCAAAATGGCGGAGGAACTGTCTCAGCGCGCCGTTGTCGTATTGCTCGGCGAGCGCGCCGACACGGAGGCCGCGGGGCGTTTCGGCTCTGTCAGCGCCGATAACTATGCAATCGGCGTGGCGCTCGGGAGAGAAATTCGGAAAGGTGCGGCAGAGACAGGGGGCAGTGTGGCCCTGCTTCCTGCCGCGGGTTCTCGGGGCTCGGTGGAACAGAGACGACGGGGCGTTTTGGAAGCGCTGCGCGGAAGCGGCATTTCGCTGAGTGAGGAAGCGGAAGGCGCCTCGATTGTCGCGGGGCTTGAGGACAGTGCGCTCACGGAGGCCCTTTCGTATGCGCTCACGGCAAAGGAACGGCCCCTGGTCTACGGCGTCGGGAACTCAAACCGTAATCTCTACGGTTTGGACCGCGGCGACATTCGCGCGATGATAGTCATCAATGAGTTCAACATGGGGTATCTTGCGGTCGCGGAGGCAAAGAAAAAACTCTCGAGCAGGCTCCGGGAAATGGAGCAGCTGAGAGTCGGCGATACCCTGGTATCAAGAGACAATATGTACAGTGCAGAAAATCAGAAATTACTCTTTCCGCTGGTGCGGTGA
- a CDS encoding cache domain-containing sensor histidine kinase, producing MRVPDFFGIPRSIRFIIVVSFTAVSVSITALLGVGLYRIFARHTEQLLTESSAQLLHRVSENLGDYLRNMRSLSDAVYYASIKSKDFAKENTNREMELLYEANRDDLISLALYRRDGTLLGAAPVAVEKQDTDVRQQSWFRSAAAKVENLHFSTPHVQDLFDDPSYRYHWVISLSRAVELNEGGQSSEGILLVDMNYKSVADMLDDVNQDSAGRYVYLCDSRGELIYHPRRMQIDAGLVAENSVVAANYADGAHSEIFQGERREVVVETVSYTGWKLVGVIPGTYFALGLLNVRQLALGLVLFTAAALALVNRLAATQVSKPLVLLNESIRKLELGQETQVYIGGSAEVRHLGRTLRSYVKEIQLLMRDIVREQEEKRKSELDALQSQINPHFLYNTLDSVVWMIEGKRHEDAVLMITRLASLFRISLSGGKTVISMEAELQHAENYMNIQKVRFKNSFRMRYEIDPAVRNYCTVKLILQPILENAIYYGVKGMEDEGEILLRAELTDGELVLTVRDNGYGIPAEEVLLLLKEGEHRPSRGSGVGLLNVQRRIQLRFGAQYGLRIESEPDEGTEVRICLPAIPYNEENRQRLEEGR from the coding sequence ATGAGGGTACCGGACTTTTTTGGAATACCGCGCTCCATCCGCTTTATTATCGTGGTCTCCTTTACGGCGGTCTCGGTGAGCATCACGGCCTTGCTCGGCGTGGGGCTGTACCGCATCTTTGCGCGGCACACGGAGCAGCTACTCACCGAGAGCAGCGCCCAGCTTTTGCACCGGGTGTCGGAAAATCTGGGCGATTACCTCAGGAACATGCGATCCCTCTCGGACGCAGTTTACTATGCCTCGATTAAGAGTAAGGACTTTGCGAAGGAAAACACGAACCGGGAGATGGAGCTGCTCTACGAGGCGAATCGAGACGATCTGATTTCCCTTGCGCTCTACCGTCGGGACGGGACCTTGCTCGGTGCGGCGCCGGTTGCGGTGGAGAAGCAGGATACGGATGTGCGGCAGCAGAGCTGGTTTCGGAGTGCGGCGGCCAAGGTGGAGAATTTGCATTTCTCGACCCCGCATGTACAGGACCTCTTTGACGACCCGAGTTATCGCTACCACTGGGTCATTTCGCTGAGCCGTGCGGTGGAACTAAACGAAGGCGGTCAGAGCAGTGAGGGTATACTGCTGGTCGATATGAACTATAAGAGCGTCGCGGACATGCTGGACGATGTAAACCAGGACAGCGCGGGACGCTATGTCTATCTCTGTGACAGCCGCGGTGAATTGATTTACCACCCGCGGCGCATGCAGATTGACGCGGGACTGGTCGCGGAGAACAGCGTTGTTGCGGCGAACTATGCGGACGGCGCACACAGCGAAATTTTTCAGGGCGAGCGGCGCGAGGTTGTTGTGGAGACTGTAAGCTACACCGGCTGGAAGCTGGTGGGGGTGATTCCCGGGACCTATTTTGCGCTCGGTCTTCTCAATGTGCGGCAGCTTGCGCTCGGGCTTGTGCTCTTTACGGCGGCGGCGCTGGCGCTTGTCAACCGACTGGCGGCCACGCAGGTCTCAAAGCCCCTGGTGCTGCTCAACGAGTCCATACGGAAACTGGAGCTCGGGCAGGAGACCCAGGTCTACATCGGCGGCAGCGCCGAGGTGCGCCATCTCGGACGCACCCTGCGTTCCTATGTGAAGGAGATTCAGCTCCTCATGCGGGACATAGTGCGCGAACAGGAGGAGAAGCGAAAGAGCGAGCTCGACGCGCTGCAGTCCCAGATTAACCCGCACTTTCTCTATAACACCCTGGACTCCGTGGTTTGGATGATCGAAGGAAAGCGCCACGAAGATGCCGTGCTCATGATTACCCGGCTCGCGAGCCTCTTCCGCATCAGTCTGAGCGGCGGAAAGACCGTTATCTCGATGGAGGCGGAACTGCAGCACGCGGAGAACTATATGAACATCCAGAAGGTGCGCTTTAAGAACAGCTTTCGGATGCGCTACGAAATCGATCCGGCGGTGCGGAACTACTGCACGGTCAAACTGATACTCCAGCCTATACTGGAGAACGCCATTTACTACGGCGTGAAGGGCATGGAGGATGAGGGAGAGATTTTGCTCCGCGCGGAGTTAACGGACGGAGAACTGGTGCTCACCGTTCGGGACAACGGCTACGGCATTCCGGCGGAGGAAGTGCTTCTGCTCTTAAAAGAGGGAGAACATCGCCCGAGTCGCGGTTCCGGCGTGGGGCTTTTGAATGTACAGCGGCGCATTCAGCTGCGCTTCGGTGCGCAATACGGTCTCCGCATCGAGAGCGAGCCGGATGAGGGAACCGAAGTGCGTATATGCCTGCCGGCCATTCCCTACAACGAAGAAAACAGACAGCGGCTTGAGGAGGGACGATGA